In Hydractinia symbiolongicarpus strain clone_291-10 chromosome 4, HSymV2.1, whole genome shotgun sequence, the following proteins share a genomic window:
- the LOC130641952 gene encoding DNA excision repair protein ERCC-8-like isoform X1, with the protein MLHALRSRETGLNWKFNLYVKSTLGRNLVLSNNSFQFNADVSSVNCIDCENAENRYVLAGYGNGSISIFDTCIPSNTHVFPAVGSINRLYELCHRYSVEGVQWYPHDTGLFFSLSADRTLKIWDTNELQMAEQFQFSDTIHSFHVSEKAKKHSLVAVACEDSKIYLCDVKTGSKTHFLKGHKGAVLTTRWSPRNENILVSGSSDKHIYIWDVRKVKSVLMSLELNDGSGAHRGQVNGMKFTSDGVSLLSFGTDHQLRLWDVNSGNVTKVNYGRIENNRSKNIHFDVSKGVVNDLVFIPTMYHLDVFQIYTGKYIQSLSGHFMPVNSCCYNKSYQVTQSGCVKNNFVVVCYSLHDVIFLSTCVAFFVGRGTNAMN; encoded by the exons ATGTTACATGCATTGCGTAGCCGAGAAACAGGTTTGAACTGGAAATTCAACTTGTATGTGAAGTCTACATTAGGAAGGAATCTTGTACTCAGCAATAATTCATTTCAATTTAATGCAGACGTAAGCAGTGTAAACTGTATTGATTGTGAAAACGCAGAGAATCGATA TGTGTTAGCAGGCTATGGAAATGGAAGTATTTCAATATTTGACACATGCATTCCATCAAATACACATGTTTTTCCTGCAGTGGGTTCCATCAACAG ATTGTACGAACTTTGCCATCGATATAGTGTTGAAGGAGTTCAGTGGTATCCCCATGACACTGGTTTGTTCTTTAGCCTATCAGCTGACAGGACTTTGAAAATATGGGATACAAATGAACTACag ATGGCTGAACAGTTTCAGTTTTCTGATACTATTCATTCCTTCCATGTATCTGAAAAAGCCAAAAAGCATTCCCTTGTTGCAG TGGCATGCGAGGACAGCAAAATATATCTCTGTGATGTAAAGACTGGgtcaaaaacacattttttaaaag GTCACAAGGGGGCAGTTTTAACTACAAGATGGTCCccaagaaatgaaaacattttagtttCAGGAAG TTCAGATAAACACATATACATTTGGGATGTTCGGAAAGTAAAATCGGTCTTAATGTCATTGGAATTAAACGATGGATCGG GAGCACACAGAGGTCAAGTGAACGGAATGAAATTCACCAGTGATGGAGTATCTCTACTCTCCTTCGGGACGGATCATCAATTAAGATTATGGGATGTAAACAGTGGAAATGTAACAAAG GTGAACTATGGCAGAATTGAAAACAACCGTTCCAAAAATATTCATTTCGATGTTTCGAAAGGCGTTGTAAACGACTTAGTATTTATTCCAACAATGTACCACTTAGACGTGTTCCAAATTTACACTGGGAAATATATCCAAAGTTTGTCCGGACATTTCATGCCAGTCAACTCTTGTTGTTATAATAAAAGTTACCAGGTAACGCAAAGCGGTTGTGTTAAAAATAACTTCGTGGTGGTGTGTTATTCGTTGCATGATGTCATCTTTTTGAGCACTTGTGTGGCTTTTTTTGTAGGTCGCGGTACCAATGCAATGAATTAG
- the LOC130641952 gene encoding DNA excision repair protein ERCC-8-like isoform X3 has translation MLHALRSRETGLNWKFNLYVKSTLGRNLVLSNNSFQFNADVSSVNCIDCENAENRYVLAGYGNGSISIFDTCIPSNTHVFPAVGSINRLYELCHRYSVEGVQWYPHDTGLFFSLSADRTLKIWDTNELQMAEQFQFSDTIHSFHVSEKAKKHSLVAVACEDSKIYLCDVKTGSKTHFLKGHKGAVLTTRWSPRNENILVSGSSDKHIYIWDVRKVKSVLMSLELNDGSGAHRGQVNGMKFTSDGVSLLSFGTDHQLRLWDVNSGNVTKELYSGSADTKILHWSTLNKVPNDDEDNWSDVE, from the exons ATGTTACATGCATTGCGTAGCCGAGAAACAGGTTTGAACTGGAAATTCAACTTGTATGTGAAGTCTACATTAGGAAGGAATCTTGTACTCAGCAATAATTCATTTCAATTTAATGCAGACGTAAGCAGTGTAAACTGTATTGATTGTGAAAACGCAGAGAATCGATA TGTGTTAGCAGGCTATGGAAATGGAAGTATTTCAATATTTGACACATGCATTCCATCAAATACACATGTTTTTCCTGCAGTGGGTTCCATCAACAG ATTGTACGAACTTTGCCATCGATATAGTGTTGAAGGAGTTCAGTGGTATCCCCATGACACTGGTTTGTTCTTTAGCCTATCAGCTGACAGGACTTTGAAAATATGGGATACAAATGAACTACag ATGGCTGAACAGTTTCAGTTTTCTGATACTATTCATTCCTTCCATGTATCTGAAAAAGCCAAAAAGCATTCCCTTGTTGCAG TGGCATGCGAGGACAGCAAAATATATCTCTGTGATGTAAAGACTGGgtcaaaaacacattttttaaaag GTCACAAGGGGGCAGTTTTAACTACAAGATGGTCCccaagaaatgaaaacattttagtttCAGGAAG TTCAGATAAACACATATACATTTGGGATGTTCGGAAAGTAAAATCGGTCTTAATGTCATTGGAATTAAACGATGGATCGG GAGCACACAGAGGTCAAGTGAACGGAATGAAATTCACCAGTGATGGAGTATCTCTACTCTCCTTCGGGACGGATCATCAATTAAGATTATGGGATGTAAACAGTGGAAATGTAACAAAG GAATTGTACAGCGGTTCTGCAGATACAAAGATCTTACATTGGTCAACTTTGAATAAG GTGCCAAATGATGACGAGGATAACTGGAGCGATGTGGAATGA
- the LOC130641952 gene encoding DNA excision repair protein ERCC-8-like isoform X2 — MLHALRSRETGLNWKFNLYVKSTLGRNLVLSNNSFQFNADVSSVNCIDCENAENRYVLAGYGNGSISIFDTCIPSNTHVFPAVGSINRLYELCHRYSVEGVQWYPHDTGLFFSLSADRTLKIWDTNELQMAEQFQFSDTIHSFHVSEKAKKHSLVAVACEDSKIYLCDVKTGSKTHFLKGHKGAVLTTRWSPRNENILVSGSSDKHIYIWDVRKVKSVLMSLELNDGSGAHRGQVNGMKFTSDGVSLLSFGTDHQLRLWDVNSGNVTKVNYGRIENNRSKNIHFDVSKGVVNDLVFIPTMYHLDVFQIYTGKYIQSLSGHFMPVNSCCYNKSYQELYSGSADTKILHWSTLNKVPNDDEDNWSDVE; from the exons ATGTTACATGCATTGCGTAGCCGAGAAACAGGTTTGAACTGGAAATTCAACTTGTATGTGAAGTCTACATTAGGAAGGAATCTTGTACTCAGCAATAATTCATTTCAATTTAATGCAGACGTAAGCAGTGTAAACTGTATTGATTGTGAAAACGCAGAGAATCGATA TGTGTTAGCAGGCTATGGAAATGGAAGTATTTCAATATTTGACACATGCATTCCATCAAATACACATGTTTTTCCTGCAGTGGGTTCCATCAACAG ATTGTACGAACTTTGCCATCGATATAGTGTTGAAGGAGTTCAGTGGTATCCCCATGACACTGGTTTGTTCTTTAGCCTATCAGCTGACAGGACTTTGAAAATATGGGATACAAATGAACTACag ATGGCTGAACAGTTTCAGTTTTCTGATACTATTCATTCCTTCCATGTATCTGAAAAAGCCAAAAAGCATTCCCTTGTTGCAG TGGCATGCGAGGACAGCAAAATATATCTCTGTGATGTAAAGACTGGgtcaaaaacacattttttaaaag GTCACAAGGGGGCAGTTTTAACTACAAGATGGTCCccaagaaatgaaaacattttagtttCAGGAAG TTCAGATAAACACATATACATTTGGGATGTTCGGAAAGTAAAATCGGTCTTAATGTCATTGGAATTAAACGATGGATCGG GAGCACACAGAGGTCAAGTGAACGGAATGAAATTCACCAGTGATGGAGTATCTCTACTCTCCTTCGGGACGGATCATCAATTAAGATTATGGGATGTAAACAGTGGAAATGTAACAAAG GTGAACTATGGCAGAATTGAAAACAACCGTTCCAAAAATATTCATTTCGATGTTTCGAAAGGCGTTGTAAACGACTTAGTATTTATTCCAACAATGTACCACTTAGACGTGTTCCAAATTTACACTGGGAAATATATCCAAAGTTTGTCCGGACATTTCATGCCAGTCAACTCTTGTTGTTATAATAAAAGTTACCAG GAATTGTACAGCGGTTCTGCAGATACAAAGATCTTACATTGGTCAACTTTGAATAAG GTGCCAAATGATGACGAGGATAACTGGAGCGATGTGGAATGA